In the genome of Prinia subflava isolate CZ2003 ecotype Zambia chromosome 26, Cam_Psub_1.2, whole genome shotgun sequence, one region contains:
- the LOC134562190 gene encoding serine/threonine-protein kinase pim-1-like, with amino-acid sequence MAQAAPLSTLQGQGKAQQALQEQYRLGSLLGHGGFGSVWAATRLSDRAPVAIKRVPRNRVRHWGELPNGTSAPLEIVLLHKVSTGFPGVIQLLEWLELPKDIIIIMERPERSQDLQHFIRARRFLCEEVARELFRQVLEAVRHCTSCGVLHRDLKPGNILLDLATGQAKLIDFGCGTYLQDTAYTHFAGTPSYSPPEWNQFGWYYGQPATVWSLGILLHQMVCGEHPFRRGHKISWDHQLSLPPRLSQECQDVIRRCLSMLDVDRPSVEDLLCHPWMQDSHLP; translated from the exons ATGGCGCAGGCGGCGCCCCTGTCCACACTCCAGGGCCAAG GGAAGGCGCAGCAGGCCCTCCAGGAGCAGTACCGCCTGGGTTCGCTGCTGGGCCACGGCGGCTTCGGCAGCGTCTGGGCGGCCACACGGCTCTCAGACCGTGCCCCG GTGGCCATCAAAAGGGTGCCACGGAACCGTGTCCGGCATTGGggtgagctg cccaacgGCACCAGCGCACCACTGGAGAtcgtgctgctgcacaaggtctccactggcttccctggtgtcatccagctgctggagtggctggagctccccaaagacatcattatcatcatggaGCGCCCGGAGCGTTCTCAGGACCTCCAGCATTTCATTCGGGCACGGCGGTTCCTGTGCGAGGAGGTGGCGCGGGAGCTGTtccgccaggtgctggaggccgtgcggcactgcaccagctgcgggGTCCTGCACCGCGACCTCAAGCCAGGGAACATCCTGCTTGACCTGGCCACCGGGCAGGCCAAATTGATCGATTTTGGCTGTGGCACCTACCTACAAGACACAGCCTATACTCACTTTGCAG GAACACCGTCATACAGTCCCCCGGAATGGAACCAGTTTGGCTGGTACTATGGACAGCCAGCTACCGTCtggtccctgggcatcctgctgcaccagatggTGTGTGGGGAGCACCCTTTCAGGAGGGGCCACAAGATCAGCTGGGACCATCAGCTCTCGCTGCCACCACGGCTCTCTCAAG AGTGCCAAGATGTCATCCGGCGGTGTTTATCCATGCTGGATGTGGACCGGCCTTCAGTAGAAGACCTGTTGTGTCATCCCTGGATGCAGGATAGTCATCTGCCatag